In Streptomyces sp. NBC_00091, the following proteins share a genomic window:
- a CDS encoding nitrate/nitrite transporter, whose protein sequence is MSRRSGGADRPTDRVPDRVPEDPQGGRRAVAVWCIGVAVYFVAVIFRTSLGVAGLEAADRFHVNASALSTFSLLQLLVYAGMQIPVGLMVDRLGTKKVLTLGAVLFTAGQIGFALSPSYGMALAARALLGCGDAMTFISVLRLGTRWFPARRAPLMAQLAGLVGMAGNLVSTLVLAPVLHGLGWVPAFAGSAVAGLVVLVPLVLFLRDHPEGQEPAPVARGGGGFVRSRIADSWREPGTRLGLWVHFTTQFPAMVFLLLWGMPFLVEAQGLARTTAGGLLTLVVASNMGFGLVYGQIIGRRPSARIPLALGTVGITAALWAAVLVYPGDRAPMPLLVTLCVVLGTCGPASMIGFDFARPANPAERQGTASGITNMGGFLASMTTLLAVGVLLDATGDDYRIAFSSVFVLEALGVAQILRLRGRALSRERDRATAPAVAPAQPGPADNPSPAGV, encoded by the coding sequence GTGAGCCGCCGCTCGGGCGGCGCGGACCGGCCCACGGACCGGGTCCCGGACCGGGTCCCGGAGGACCCCCAGGGCGGGCGCCGGGCCGTCGCCGTCTGGTGCATCGGCGTCGCCGTCTACTTCGTCGCCGTGATCTTCCGTACCAGCCTGGGCGTGGCCGGGCTGGAGGCCGCCGACCGCTTCCACGTGAACGCGTCGGCGCTGTCCACCTTCTCCCTGCTCCAGCTGCTGGTCTACGCGGGCATGCAGATACCCGTCGGCCTGATGGTGGACCGGCTCGGCACCAAGAAGGTGCTGACGCTGGGCGCCGTCCTCTTCACCGCCGGGCAGATCGGCTTCGCGCTCTCGCCGTCGTACGGGATGGCGCTGGCCGCGCGCGCCCTGCTGGGCTGCGGCGACGCGATGACCTTCATCTCCGTGCTGCGGCTCGGCACCCGCTGGTTCCCCGCCCGGCGCGCGCCGCTGATGGCGCAGCTGGCCGGGCTGGTGGGGATGGCCGGCAACCTGGTCTCCACCCTGGTGCTGGCGCCCGTCCTGCACGGGCTCGGCTGGGTGCCGGCCTTCGCGGGCAGCGCCGTGGCCGGGCTGGTGGTGCTGGTGCCGCTGGTGCTGTTCCTGCGGGACCACCCCGAGGGGCAGGAGCCCGCGCCCGTCGCCCGGGGCGGGGGCGGTTTCGTCCGCAGCCGGATCGCCGACTCCTGGCGGGAGCCCGGCACCCGGCTCGGGCTGTGGGTGCACTTCACCACGCAGTTCCCGGCGATGGTCTTCCTGCTGCTGTGGGGCATGCCGTTCCTGGTCGAGGCGCAGGGGCTGGCGCGGACCACCGCGGGCGGGCTGCTGACCCTGGTGGTCGCCTCCAACATGGGCTTCGGGCTGGTCTACGGGCAGATCATCGGCCGCCGCCCGTCCGCGCGCATCCCGCTCGCCCTGGGCACGGTGGGGATCACCGCCGCACTGTGGGCCGCCGTCCTCGTCTACCCGGGCGACCGGGCGCCGATGCCGCTGCTGGTCACCCTGTGCGTGGTCCTCGGCACCTGCGGACCGGCCTCGATGATCGGCTTCGACTTCGCCCGGCCGGCGAACCCGGCCGAGCGCCAGGGCACCGCGTCCGGGATCACCAACATGGGCGGGTTCCTCGCCTCGATGACCACCCTGCTGGCGGTGGGCGTCCTGCTCGACGCCACCGGGGACGACTACCGGATCGCCTTCTCGTCGGTGTTCGTCCTGGAGGCCCTCGGCGTGGCCCAGATCCTGCGGCTGCGGGGCCGAGCCCTGTCCCGCGAACGGGACCGGGCCACGGCGCCGGCGGTGGCCCCGGCCCAGCCGGGCCCCGCCGACAACCCCAGCCCGGCCGGCGTCTGA
- a CDS encoding sensor histidine kinase yields MSRGRSGVPAGVRDWATAVGVAAALLVTGVSGQHSASGLDLLGYALLAAGGLALAVGRRHPVPVLAVTGSCAVGYQAAGFDVAAVAFLFAVYAAMRAGHRLITVAVSVAVLASLPLAALASGLHDTGEAFAQARGALEIAWLIAAGAAGEALRQAERRADEAERTREETARRRADEERLHIARELHDSLTHQISVIKVQSEVAVHVARKRGEPVPEALLAIREAGREASRELRATLEALRDDDKSPPRGLDHVPELVERAGKSGLEATLTIEGQRDGVPAAVGRTVYRIVQESLTNIARHADAGTASVRIDCRPDALALRIDDDGKATPGDAPEPGVGLLGMRERVTALGGRLRAEPRSGGGFTVQAELPLERAS; encoded by the coding sequence ATGAGCAGAGGGCGGTCCGGTGTTCCGGCCGGAGTCAGGGACTGGGCGACAGCCGTCGGAGTGGCGGCGGCGCTGCTGGTCACCGGGGTGTCCGGGCAGCACTCCGCCAGCGGCCTCGACCTGCTCGGCTACGCGTTGCTGGCGGCCGGAGGCCTGGCGCTGGCCGTCGGCCGCCGGCATCCGGTGCCCGTCCTGGCCGTCACCGGGTCGTGTGCGGTGGGGTACCAGGCGGCCGGTTTCGACGTGGCCGCCGTCGCGTTCCTCTTCGCGGTGTACGCGGCCATGCGGGCGGGACACCGCCTCATCACCGTGGCGGTGAGCGTGGCCGTACTGGCCTCCCTGCCCCTCGCGGCGCTGGCCTCGGGCCTGCACGACACGGGGGAGGCGTTCGCGCAGGCCCGCGGCGCCCTCGAGATCGCCTGGCTGATCGCCGCCGGCGCCGCCGGTGAGGCGCTGCGGCAGGCCGAGCGGCGCGCGGACGAGGCCGAGCGCACCCGGGAGGAGACCGCGCGGCGCCGCGCCGACGAGGAGCGGCTGCACATCGCGCGGGAGCTGCACGATTCGCTCACGCACCAGATCTCGGTCATCAAGGTGCAGTCCGAAGTGGCCGTCCACGTGGCCCGCAAGCGGGGCGAACCGGTGCCGGAGGCCCTGCTGGCGATCCGGGAGGCCGGCCGGGAGGCGTCCCGGGAGCTCCGCGCCACCCTGGAGGCGCTGCGCGACGACGACAAGTCACCGCCGCGCGGACTCGACCACGTACCGGAACTGGTGGAACGGGCCGGCAAGTCCGGTCTGGAGGCGACGCTGACGATCGAGGGACAGCGGGACGGCGTACCGGCGGCGGTGGGCCGGACCGTCTACCGGATCGTTCAGGAGTCGCTCACCAACATCGCCCGGCACGCGGACGCCGGCACGGCTTCGGTCCGCATCGACTGCCGTCCGGACGCCCTCGCGCTACGCATCGACGACGACGGCAAGGCCACGCCCGGCGACGCGCCGGAGCCCGGCGTCGGGCTGCTCGGGATGCGTGAACGCGTCACCGCCCTCGGCGGGCGGCTGCGGGCGGAACCGCGCAGCGGGGGCGGTTTCACCGTCCAGGCCGAACTCCCCCTGGAGCGGGCCTCGTGA
- a CDS encoding FAD-dependent monooxygenase yields the protein MRGGTVAVVGGSIAGCAFASAAARAGADGVVVLERTRGRLADRGLGLCVHDERAAELVRAGALPGGIAAHRLERRRWVVRDDAAGPGGRVIWEQPFPFHSYHWGLLWRGLREATPDSVVYRQGVAVTGVTGADGGAGDGAGGGDGAGAEVRLGDGSVERYDLAVGADGYRSVVREAVCPGARPHYAGYVCWRGNFDAARLEGPGSHPEAVTTVCFPGGSCVIYRIPGPDGPRVNWVLYAPPPQGGQLRFDDPTSFPPGALTPELLDHLRALLEREFPPHWGRALALTDPADTFVQPIYDLETASTTAGRLLLAGDAATVVRPHNTSGAAKALQDATAFAAAWGRAGTWEELLRDYQAARGAAGRELVALARRLGRAQVERTPAWARMSRAEAEAWWQGQLAGAPGIGGQAMTP from the coding sequence ATGCGTGGTGGGACGGTCGCGGTGGTCGGCGGGAGCATCGCCGGGTGTGCGTTCGCCTCGGCGGCGGCACGGGCCGGGGCGGACGGGGTCGTCGTACTGGAGCGCACGCGCGGGCGGCTCGCCGACCGGGGCCTCGGGCTGTGCGTCCACGACGAGCGCGCCGCCGAGCTGGTCCGGGCCGGGGCGCTGCCCGGGGGGATCGCGGCGCACCGGCTGGAGCGGCGGCGGTGGGTGGTCAGGGACGACGCCGCCGGGCCCGGCGGGCGGGTGATCTGGGAGCAGCCGTTCCCCTTCCACTCGTACCACTGGGGCCTGCTCTGGCGCGGGCTGCGCGAGGCGACACCGGACTCGGTGGTGTACCGGCAGGGCGTGGCCGTGACGGGCGTGACCGGGGCTGACGGCGGGGCCGGGGACGGGGCCGGGGGCGGGGACGGGGCCGGGGCCGAGGTCCGGCTCGGGGACGGATCGGTCGAGCGGTACGACCTGGCCGTCGGCGCGGACGGGTACCGCTCCGTGGTCCGCGAGGCGGTCTGCCCCGGGGCGCGGCCGCACTACGCCGGGTACGTCTGCTGGCGCGGGAACTTCGACGCCGCGAGGCTGGAGGGGCCCGGGTCGCATCCCGAAGCGGTGACCACCGTGTGCTTCCCCGGAGGCAGTTGTGTGATCTACCGGATCCCCGGGCCGGACGGGCCCCGCGTCAACTGGGTGCTGTACGCGCCGCCGCCGCAGGGCGGGCAGCTGCGCTTCGACGACCCGACGAGCTTCCCGCCCGGCGCGCTGACCCCGGAACTCCTGGACCACCTGCGGGCGTTGCTCGAGCGGGAGTTCCCGCCCCACTGGGGCCGGGCGCTCGCGCTGACCGACCCGGCGGACACCTTCGTACAGCCCATCTACGACCTGGAGACCGCCAGCACCACCGCCGGGCGGCTCCTGCTCGCCGGGGACGCGGCCACCGTGGTGCGCCCGCACAACACCAGCGGCGCCGCGAAGGCCCTCCAGGACGCCACCGCCTTCGCCGCCGCCTGGGGCAGGGCAGGCACCTGGGAGGAGCTGCTGCGCGACTACCAGGCGGCCCGGGGCGCGGCCGGCCGGGAGCTGGTCGCGCTGGCCCGCCGGCTCGGGCGGGCCCAGGTGGAACGGACCCCGGCCTGGGCGCGGATGAGCCGCGCCGAGGCCGAGGCCTGGTGGCAGGGGCAGCTCGCGGGGGCGCCGGGCATCGGCGGCCAGGCCATGACCCCGTAG
- a CDS encoding response regulator transcription factor — translation MIRVLLVDDQPLIRSGFRALLDLEEDIEVVAEAANGKQGLELARVHLPDIALVDIQMPVMDGIETTRRIAADPDLAAVHVVILTNYGLDEHVFNALRAGAAGFLVKDVVPEDFLHAVRVAARGDALLAPSITRKLINRYVTQPLPTEAGAGSGTGLEELTGREREAVALVARGLSNGEIADRMVISPLTAKTHVNRAMAKLHARDRAQLVVLAYESGLVTPRKDGSAR, via the coding sequence GTGATCCGTGTCCTGCTGGTCGACGACCAGCCGCTCATCCGCAGCGGATTCCGCGCGCTCCTCGACCTCGAGGAGGACATCGAGGTGGTGGCCGAGGCCGCCAACGGGAAGCAGGGCCTGGAGCTCGCCCGGGTCCACCTGCCCGACATCGCGCTCGTCGACATCCAGATGCCGGTCATGGACGGTATCGAGACGACCCGGCGCATCGCCGCGGACCCGGACCTGGCCGCGGTGCACGTCGTCATCCTGACCAACTACGGCCTGGACGAGCACGTCTTCAACGCCTTGCGCGCCGGGGCCGCCGGGTTCCTCGTCAAGGACGTCGTACCGGAAGACTTCCTGCACGCCGTACGCGTAGCGGCGCGCGGCGACGCCCTGCTCGCCCCCTCGATCACCCGCAAGCTCATCAACCGGTACGTCACCCAGCCCCTTCCCACCGAGGCCGGCGCCGGCTCCGGAACGGGGCTGGAGGAGCTGACCGGCCGCGAGCGCGAGGCCGTGGCCCTGGTCGCGCGGGGCCTGTCCAATGGCGAGATCGCCGACCGCATGGTCATCAGCCCGCTGACCGCGAAGACCCACGTCAACCGGGCGATGGCCAAACTCCATGCGCGGGACCGGGCGCAACTCGTGGTCCTCGCGTACGAATCCGGCCTGGTGACCCCGCGCAAGGACGGGTCCGCCCGGTAG
- a CDS encoding DUF418 domain-containing protein, which translates to MADTLLTARADRTASRLPLLDVLRGAAILGTLMTNVWVFASPGSEWSVLQGGLDLPDPVRDPSAANIAEALFRFLADGKFLALLTVLFGVGLAIQYDSAARRGEPWPGRYPRRAAFLFLEGTVHFLLVFAWDVLMGYAVTALLVARLLARSAKVRRRAMWAAASLHLTLIALVTLGSVTGGGAGPGAPDTGAVDLYAHGSWPAQVSFRLDHALALRIEPVFSFGLLVFLFLLGVRLHRAGAFTPTAAGRRIRARMAAWGLGLGLPLNAATTLAGSDFFVLGRYGAAPLVAVGYIGLTGIALDRLRLPAAVTGALAAVGRTALSCYVAQNLLCMLLCYGIGLGLAERFAGSGPWWVMGLWAGVGLVLAAGSRLWLRRFDRGPLEAVQHWALTPRRLRR; encoded by the coding sequence ATGGCCGACACCCTCCTCACCGCCCGGGCGGACCGGACCGCGTCCCGGCTGCCCCTGCTCGACGTCCTGCGCGGCGCCGCCATCCTCGGCACGCTCATGACCAACGTCTGGGTCTTCGCCTCGCCCGGCTCCGAATGGAGCGTCCTCCAGGGCGGCCTGGACCTGCCCGACCCGGTCCGGGACCCCTCGGCCGCGAACATCGCCGAGGCCCTCTTCCGCTTCCTCGCCGACGGCAAGTTCCTGGCCCTGCTGACGGTCCTCTTCGGGGTGGGCCTGGCCATCCAGTACGACTCCGCCGCGCGCCGCGGCGAGCCCTGGCCGGGCCGGTACCCGCGCCGCGCCGCGTTCCTCTTCCTCGAGGGCACCGTCCACTTCCTCCTGGTCTTCGCCTGGGACGTGCTGATGGGGTACGCCGTCACCGCGCTCCTCGTCGCCCGGCTGCTGGCCCGCTCCGCGAAGGTCCGCCGCCGGGCGATGTGGGCGGCCGCCTCCCTGCACCTGACCCTGATCGCCCTGGTGACCCTGGGCTCCGTCACCGGCGGGGGCGCCGGCCCCGGGGCGCCCGACACCGGCGCCGTCGACCTGTACGCCCACGGCAGCTGGCCCGCGCAGGTCTCCTTCCGCCTCGACCACGCCCTGGCGCTGCGCATCGAACCCGTCTTCTCCTTCGGGCTGCTGGTGTTCCTCTTCCTCCTCGGTGTCCGCCTGCACCGGGCGGGCGCCTTCACCCCGACCGCCGCCGGGCGCCGGATCCGGGCCCGGATGGCCGCCTGGGGCCTCGGCCTCGGGCTGCCGCTGAACGCGGCGACCACGCTCGCGGGCTCCGACTTCTTCGTCCTGGGCCGCTACGGCGCCGCCCCGCTCGTCGCCGTCGGCTACATCGGCCTGACCGGCATCGCCCTGGACCGGCTGCGCCTGCCCGCCGCCGTCACCGGCGCCCTCGCCGCCGTCGGCCGCACCGCCCTGTCCTGCTACGTCGCCCAGAACCTGCTCTGCATGCTGCTCTGCTACGGGATCGGGCTCGGGCTCGCCGAGCGGTTCGCCGGGTCCGGGCCGTGGTGGGTGATGGGCCTGTGGGCGGGGGTCGGCCTCGTCCTGGCGGCCGGATCGCGGCTGTGGCTGCGCCGCTTCGACCGGGGCCCGCTGGAAGCCGTACAGCACTGGGCGCTCACGCCCCGGCGGCTCCGCCGCTGA
- a CDS encoding helix-turn-helix domain-containing protein, with protein MARKDDEDELKERDLAYRIAQAVHDRRTQLGWSQRRLAEAADMRQPHISRLEAAKSLPSLDVLRRVSEALGTDLVVSLVPREADPAPHAPMPTDTNTNTTKETSR; from the coding sequence ATGGCCAGGAAAGACGACGAAGACGAGCTCAAGGAACGGGACCTCGCCTATCGCATCGCCCAAGCGGTCCACGACCGCCGGACGCAGCTCGGCTGGTCCCAACGCCGCCTGGCGGAGGCGGCCGACATGAGGCAGCCGCACATCTCCCGGCTGGAGGCCGCCAAGAGCCTGCCGAGCCTGGACGTACTGCGCAGGGTCTCGGAAGCGCTGGGCACCGACCTCGTGGTGTCCCTCGTACCCCGCGAGGCGGACCCCGCCCCCCACGCCCCGATGCCCACGGACACGAACACGAACACGACGAAGGAGACCTCGAGATGA
- a CDS encoding C1 family peptidase, which translates to MPEESVQTVGELRAQLVEHGARWSVSEHLADADPVPRPSLGLEPGVNLTPAAEAGAVDLRALVGRESGNPHLTRRRAAHGLLPGTDAKGAAVRPAAVDWRNRWGWPWLTKVKDQNPCGSCWAFGAAGLVESMARIEHDVWAERSEGDVHDGLKSTCGQGGDPETALDWIRTNGGLADPDCWPYSTPPPGLPAERQGAWRAEYTPSWDRSGRTVRITDPVRLGDVEQQKVWLDTVGPLTACFDVYDDFFGLGSGVYHRTSDRIAGGHCVLVTGYDDAAGCWLFKNSWGPGYHVGGYGRIAYGEVNIDYWAKCGLRGTNIDPWSKRRLHTGSVYESGNGRAHRNFEMAATAGGGRLQHWWREGDAPFAWSRARTFATDASGQPAFTGSTYNRNMESLHVTTGGRLRHWYYEQSGGVWRDGGAFGPGDAAIGSTPAFIQSDYGKPGNFEVVVRTADGRLNHWWRINGAPWTWNDGGRFASGIAHYGPALVQTRSRTLDLVAARTDGRMQLWWRDDPNGFVWRPGEVFGSGITSAPCLIEGQYGAADEDTAGNYELCVAAADGSVEHWWRGNAAGAPWSRSAVFGHDALTVTGMLQGSFGFNLEVLVLRTDRLLQHYWRDGTGWHEGAVIGPA; encoded by the coding sequence ATGCCGGAGGAGTCTGTCCAGACGGTGGGGGAGCTGCGGGCGCAGCTCGTGGAGCACGGGGCGCGGTGGTCCGTCAGCGAGCACCTGGCGGACGCGGATCCCGTGCCGCGGCCCTCGCTCGGGCTGGAGCCGGGGGTGAACCTGACGCCCGCCGCGGAGGCGGGGGCCGTCGACCTGAGGGCGCTCGTCGGGCGGGAGAGCGGCAACCCGCACCTGACCCGCCGCCGCGCCGCGCACGGGCTGCTGCCGGGTACCGACGCCAAGGGCGCGGCGGTCCGCCCGGCCGCCGTGGACTGGCGCAACCGCTGGGGCTGGCCCTGGCTGACCAAGGTCAAGGACCAGAACCCCTGCGGCTCCTGCTGGGCCTTCGGGGCGGCCGGGCTGGTGGAGTCGATGGCCCGGATCGAGCACGACGTATGGGCCGAGCGCTCCGAGGGGGACGTCCACGACGGGCTGAAGTCCACCTGCGGGCAGGGCGGCGACCCGGAGACCGCGCTGGACTGGATCCGGACGAACGGCGGCCTCGCCGACCCGGACTGCTGGCCGTACAGCACCCCGCCCCCCGGCCTGCCGGCCGAGCGGCAGGGCGCCTGGCGCGCCGAGTACACGCCCAGCTGGGACCGCTCGGGCCGGACCGTCCGGATCACCGACCCCGTACGCCTCGGCGACGTCGAGCAGCAGAAGGTGTGGCTGGACACGGTCGGCCCGCTCACCGCCTGCTTCGACGTCTACGACGACTTCTTCGGGCTCGGCTCCGGCGTCTACCACCGCACCAGCGACCGGATCGCCGGCGGCCACTGCGTGCTGGTCACCGGCTACGACGACGCGGCCGGCTGCTGGCTGTTCAAGAACTCCTGGGGGCCCGGCTACCACGTCGGCGGCTACGGCCGGATCGCCTACGGCGAGGTCAACATCGACTACTGGGCCAAGTGCGGCCTGCGCGGCACCAACATCGACCCCTGGTCCAAGCGCCGCCTGCACACGGGCAGCGTCTACGAGAGCGGCAACGGCCGCGCCCACCGCAACTTCGAGATGGCGGCGACCGCGGGCGGCGGGCGGCTCCAGCACTGGTGGCGCGAGGGCGATGCCCCCTTCGCCTGGTCCCGCGCCCGGACCTTCGCCACCGACGCCTCGGGGCAGCCCGCCTTCACCGGCAGCACCTACAACCGCAACATGGAGTCCCTGCACGTCACCACGGGCGGCCGGCTGCGCCACTGGTACTACGAGCAGTCCGGCGGCGTCTGGCGCGACGGCGGCGCCTTCGGCCCCGGTGACGCGGCCATCGGCTCGACCCCGGCGTTCATCCAGAGCGACTACGGCAAGCCGGGCAACTTCGAGGTGGTGGTCCGCACCGCCGACGGCCGCCTCAACCACTGGTGGCGGATCAACGGCGCCCCCTGGACCTGGAACGACGGCGGCCGCTTCGCCTCCGGCATCGCGCACTACGGCCCCGCCCTGGTGCAGACCCGCTCCCGCACCCTCGACCTGGTCGCCGCCCGCACCGACGGCCGGATGCAGCTGTGGTGGCGCGACGACCCGAACGGCTTCGTCTGGCGCCCCGGGGAGGTCTTCGGCAGCGGCATCACCTCCGCGCCCTGCCTGATCGAGGGGCAGTACGGGGCCGCCGACGAGGACACCGCCGGGAACTACGAGCTGTGCGTGGCCGCCGCCGACGGCAGCGTCGAGCACTGGTGGCGGGGGAACGCGGCCGGCGCGCCCTGGAGCCGCAGCGCGGTCTTCGGGCACGACGCGCTCACCGTCACCGGGATGCTCCAGGGCAGCTTCGGGTTCAACCTGGAAGTCCTCGTTCTGCGCACCGACCGCCTGCTCCAGCACTACTGGCGCGACGGTACGGGCTGGCACGAGGGGGCGGTGATCGGCCCGGCGTGA
- a CDS encoding DUF6223 family protein: protein MSVLHLAAAGVYDFSPGRLGAAASGLVALAGVVIAGLALARPAGRLGTANGPLGALTALAAGLTGLILGGLVAGTADGGLGTGNGLGGAYVALLLGLTATALGGRALTRSRRAGGRLG, encoded by the coding sequence ATGTCCGTTCTTCACCTGGCCGCCGCCGGCGTCTACGACTTCAGCCCCGGGCGACTCGGGGCCGCCGCCAGTGGGCTTGTGGCACTGGCCGGCGTGGTCATCGCCGGGCTGGCCCTGGCCCGCCCGGCCGGCCGCCTGGGCACGGCCAACGGCCCGCTCGGCGCCCTGACGGCCCTGGCGGCCGGCCTGACCGGCCTGATCCTCGGCGGGCTGGTCGCCGGCACCGCCGACGGTGGTCTCGGCACCGGCAACGGGCTGGGCGGCGCCTACGTAGCCCTGCTGCTCGGGCTGACCGCCACCGCCCTGGGCGGCCGCGCCCTGACCCGCTCCCGCCGCGCCGGAGGCCGTCTCGGCTAG
- a CDS encoding serine hydrolase, translating into MKPFPLRLRRACTAVAAAGVLIAPVAAGSASAATPGAVTAAPSPGTDPDFPQLTPAVAAKLDAAVRDTLREAKVPGVTVGLWAPGKGSYVRTFGVADKATGAPMRTDFYTRIGSLTKTFTVTALLQLVDQRKAGLDDPIGTYVSGVPNGDRITLRELAGMRSGLFNYSEDPDFDKALTTEGTRPFTPQQLLDYSFKHPVNFAPNAKWEYSNTNLILLGLVIEKVTGRPLQEVLDQQVVKPAGLHHTLFATDAAFPSPHAQGYTDQSASGKIVDSADWNPSWAWAAGAMISDLEDLRSWAKTLATGTLLTPATQAERLKTTSIGIPGAGYGLGIFNVQGWIGHNGSLPGYESLGVYLPEEQATLVVILNTDVLDDGQEPSTLFGEAITSIVTPDHVYPGHKPTAPRH; encoded by the coding sequence GTGAAGCCGTTCCCGCTTCGGCTGCGCCGGGCCTGTACGGCCGTTGCCGCCGCCGGTGTGCTCATCGCCCCGGTCGCCGCCGGATCCGCCTCCGCGGCAACGCCGGGGGCCGTCACCGCCGCCCCCTCACCGGGCACCGACCCCGACTTCCCCCAGCTCACCCCCGCCGTCGCCGCGAAGCTCGACGCCGCCGTACGCGACACCCTGCGCGAGGCGAAGGTGCCGGGCGTCACCGTGGGCCTGTGGGCCCCGGGCAAGGGAAGCTACGTGAGGACCTTCGGCGTGGCCGACAAGGCGACCGGCGCACCGATGCGGACCGACTTCTACACCCGCATCGGCAGCCTGACCAAGACCTTCACGGTCACCGCCCTGCTCCAGCTCGTCGACCAGCGCAAGGCCGGCCTGGACGACCCCATCGGCACGTACGTCTCCGGCGTCCCCAACGGCGACCGCATCACCCTGCGCGAGCTGGCCGGCATGCGCAGCGGGCTCTTCAACTACAGCGAAGACCCGGACTTCGACAAGGCGCTCACCACCGAGGGCACCCGCCCCTTCACCCCGCAGCAGCTGCTCGACTACTCCTTCAAGCACCCGGTGAACTTCGCCCCGAACGCGAAGTGGGAGTACTCCAACACCAACCTGATCCTGCTGGGCCTGGTGATCGAGAAGGTCACCGGCCGGCCGCTCCAGGAGGTCCTCGACCAGCAGGTGGTGAAGCCGGCCGGGCTGCACCACACGCTCTTCGCCACCGACGCGGCGTTCCCCTCCCCGCACGCGCAGGGCTACACCGACCAGTCGGCCTCCGGGAAGATCGTGGACTCGGCCGACTGGAACCCCTCCTGGGCCTGGGCCGCAGGGGCGATGATCTCCGACCTCGAGGACCTGCGCAGCTGGGCGAAAACCCTCGCCACGGGCACGCTGCTGACCCCCGCGACGCAGGCCGAGCGCCTGAAGACCACCTCCATCGGCATCCCGGGCGCCGGCTACGGCCTGGGCATCTTCAACGTCCAGGGCTGGATCGGCCACAACGGCTCACTGCCCGGCTACGAGAGCCTCGGCGTCTACCTCCCGGAGGAGCAGGCGACCCTGGTCGTCATCCTCAACACCGATGTCCTGGACGACGGCCAGGAACCCAGCACCCTCTTCGGCGAGGCGATCACGAGCATCGTCACCCCCGACCACGTGTACCCGGGCCACAAGCCGACGGCGCCCCGGCACTAG
- a CDS encoding GntR family transcriptional regulator, with protein sequence MPSATRAATAADRVYQHVKQGVLDRRYEGGILLTEGELAEAVGVSRTPVREALLRLETEGLLRLYPKKGALVLPVSAQEIADVVETRLLVEEFTVRRAVPAPPALLERLTELLEELRRYAAQGDLAAMTTADRCFHAEIVRNAGNEILSRLYDQLRDRQLRMGVALLHGHPDRVERTLAEHTEILDALRAGDREAAAAAVRGHIGRVEALVRGTGR encoded by the coding sequence ATGCCGTCCGCCACCCGTGCCGCCACCGCCGCCGACCGCGTCTACCAGCACGTCAAGCAGGGCGTACTGGACCGCCGCTACGAGGGCGGGATCCTCCTCACCGAGGGCGAGCTGGCCGAGGCCGTCGGGGTCTCCCGCACCCCGGTCCGCGAGGCCCTGCTGCGGCTGGAGACCGAGGGCCTGCTGAGGCTGTACCCGAAGAAGGGCGCGCTGGTGCTGCCGGTCTCCGCGCAGGAGATCGCCGACGTGGTCGAGACCCGGCTGCTGGTCGAGGAGTTCACCGTACGCAGGGCCGTGCCGGCCCCGCCCGCGCTGCTGGAGCGGCTCACCGAGCTGCTGGAGGAACTGCGGCGGTACGCGGCCCAGGGCGACCTCGCCGCGATGACGACCGCCGACCGGTGCTTCCACGCCGAGATCGTCCGCAACGCCGGCAACGAGATCCTCAGCCGGCTCTACGACCAGCTCCGCGACCGGCAGCTGCGGATGGGCGTGGCCTTGCTGCACGGCCACCCCGACCGGGTGGAGCGCACCCTCGCCGAGCACACCGAGATCCTGGACGCGCTGCGCGCCGGGGACCGGGAGGCCGCCGCCGCGGCCGTGCGCGGGCACATCGGGCGGGTCGAGGCCCTGGTGCGGGGGACGGGCCGGTGA